In Pantoea cypripedii, the following proteins share a genomic window:
- the ilvA gene encoding threonine ammonia-lyase, biosynthetic — MAESQPLPAAPCGAEYLRAVLRSPVYEIAQVTPLQKMEKISSRLGNTILVKREDRQPVHSFKLRGAYAMIAGLNEEQKARGVVTASAGNHAQGVALSASKLGIKSLIVMPLATADIKVDAVRAFGGEAYLYGANFDEAKAKAIELAEQQGYTFVPPFDHPAVIAGQGTLAMELLQQDAHLDRVFVPVGGGGLAAGVAVLIKQLMPQIKVIAVESEDSACLKAALDAGHPVDLARVGLFAEGVAVKRIGDETFRLCQEYIDDIITVDSDAICAAVKDLFEDVRAVAEPSGALALAGMKKYIQQHNIKGERLAHVLSGANVNFHGLRYVSERCELGEQREALLAVTIPEQQGSFLKFCQTLGGRSVTEFNYRYADADNACIFVGVRLTRGLEERSEIISQLTQGGYNVVDLSDDEMAKLHVRYMVGGRPSKPLRERLFSFEFPEAPGALLKFLQTLGTHWNISLFHYRSHGTDYGRVLAAFELGEDEPRFEEHLMALGYDFHDEANNPAFRFFLAGQ, encoded by the coding sequence ATGGCTGAGTCTCAACCGCTACCCGCGGCGCCCTGCGGCGCGGAGTATTTGCGCGCGGTATTGCGTTCACCGGTGTATGAAATCGCCCAGGTGACGCCGTTACAGAAAATGGAAAAAATTTCATCGCGTCTTGGCAACACCATTCTGGTGAAGCGGGAAGATCGTCAGCCGGTGCACAGCTTTAAGCTGCGCGGGGCTTACGCGATGATTGCCGGGCTGAACGAAGAGCAAAAAGCGCGCGGCGTGGTGACGGCATCAGCCGGTAACCATGCGCAGGGCGTGGCGCTCTCGGCCAGCAAGCTTGGCATCAAATCACTGATTGTGATGCCGTTGGCTACGGCAGATATCAAGGTTGATGCAGTGCGCGCATTTGGCGGTGAGGCTTACCTCTATGGAGCCAACTTCGACGAGGCGAAAGCCAAGGCGATTGAACTGGCGGAGCAGCAGGGTTACACCTTCGTGCCACCGTTTGACCATCCGGCGGTGATCGCCGGACAGGGGACGCTGGCGATGGAACTGCTGCAACAGGATGCGCATCTTGATCGCGTGTTCGTGCCAGTGGGCGGCGGCGGTCTGGCGGCCGGTGTAGCGGTGTTGATCAAGCAGCTGATGCCGCAGATCAAAGTGATCGCCGTCGAATCCGAAGATTCTGCCTGCCTGAAAGCGGCGCTGGATGCCGGCCATCCGGTCGATCTGGCGCGTGTGGGGTTGTTTGCTGAAGGCGTGGCGGTGAAGCGTATCGGCGACGAAACCTTCCGTCTGTGCCAGGAATATATCGACGACATCATCACCGTGGATAGCGATGCCATCTGCGCGGCGGTGAAGGATTTATTCGAAGATGTACGTGCGGTGGCGGAGCCTTCCGGGGCGCTGGCGCTGGCCGGGATGAAGAAATACATCCAGCAGCACAACATCAAAGGCGAACGTCTGGCGCACGTCCTCTCCGGAGCGAACGTGAATTTCCACGGTCTGCGCTACGTTTCCGAGCGTTGCGAGCTGGGCGAGCAGCGTGAAGCTCTGCTGGCGGTGACCATTCCTGAGCAGCAGGGCAGCTTCCTGAAGTTTTGCCAGACGCTGGGTGGCCGGTCAGTGACCGAGTTCAACTATCGTTACGCGGATGCTGACAACGCCTGCATCTTCGTCGGCGTGCGTTTAACGCGCGGGCTGGAGGAGCGCAGTGAAATCATCAGCCAGCTGACGCAGGGTGGCTATAACGTGGTGGATCTGTCCGACGATGAGATGGCCAAACTGCACGTCCGCTACATGGTGGGTGGTCGTCCCTCCAAACCGTTGCGCGAACGTTTGTTCAGCTTTGAATTCCCGGAAGCGCCCGGCGCGTTGCTGAAGTTCCTGCAAACGCTCGGTACGCACTGGAATATCTCGCTATTCCACTATCGCAGTCACGGTACGGATTATGGTCGTGTGCTGGCGGCGTTTGAGCTGGGTGAGGATGAGCCGCGCTTTGAGGAGCATCTCATGGCGCTGGGTTATGACTTCCACGATGAAGCCAATAACCCGGCGTTCCGCTTCTTCCTCGCGGGTCAGTAA